DNA sequence from the Geobacter sp. AOG2 genome:
CGCCATCCCGATCTCCTGGATGCCTTTACCGCGCTGGGCGCTGCCGAGGGCGAGGAGCTCGTCCGCGAGATCACCATCCAGCCGGGGGAGGTTACCCTGCTCACCCACTGGGCGCCGCTCACCGTGGATGGCAGGAAAAGCGGGGTTGTCGCGGTATTCCACGATATCAGCGATATGAAGCACGTGGAGAATATCCGCCGCGATTTCGTGGCGAATGTCTCCCACGAGTTGCGTACCCCGGTATCGGTCATCAAGGGCTACGCCGAGACGCTGCTGGACGGGGCTCTTCAGTCGGATGCCGACCGGGCCGTGCGCTTCGTGGAGATCATCCTCAGCCATTCCGAACGGCTGACGGCCCTGATCAACGACATCCTCACCCTTTCGACCCTGGAATCCAGGGATATGTTGCTTGACCTCCACCCGCTGGATATCTCCGGCACCATGCGCAAGACCTATATGCTGCTGGAGGAAAACGCCCACAAGAAGGAAATCAGGATGCAGATGGATATCCCGGCGGGGCTGCCGCGGGTGATGGCCGATCAGGGGCGTGTGGAACAGGTGATCGTGAACCTGTTGGACAACGCCATTAAATACACCCCTTCCCAGGGTATGGTGACCCTCTCGGTCCGCAAGGGCGACAAGGACGGTTTCCTGAAGATCTCCGTCGCCGACACCGGCATCGGCATCCCGTTCAAGGATATCGCCCGCATCTTCGAGCGCTTCTACCGGGTCGATGAAGCCCGCAGCCGCGACCAGGGCGGCACCGGATTGGGGCTGGCCATCGCCAAGCACATCGTCCAGTTGCACGGCGGCGAGATCTCCGTGGCGAACAACGACATCGGCAAGGGGTCCATATTCTCGTTCACGCTCCCCATCGCCTGATCCGGCGCGATTCTGTTACGGATAATTATCCTGTTTGTAACCTGTCTGTAATATTTTCCTAGTATTGTTTGTGCAGTAACGATTACAAAAAATCTAGGAGGTTTACATGAAGTTTTCGACCATCCGCAAAAGTTTTCTGACGCTCGCCCTGTTGGCAACGGTCTGCGTCGCGGGCCAGGCTGCCGCCGAGACGCTGATCAACGGCGCGGGCGCGACCTTTCCCTATCCGCTCTACTCCAAATGGTTCAGCGAGTACGCCAAGATCGACACCTCGGTGAAATTCAACTACCAGTCCATCGGCAGCGGCGGGGGCATCAAGCAGATCACCGCCGGTACCGTGGATTTCGGCGCCAGCGATAAGCCGCTCTCCGATGCCGAACTCGCCGCCGCACCCGGAAAACTGCTTCACATCCCGACCGTGATGGGCGCCGTCGTAATCACCTACAACCTGCCCGGCATCCCCAAGGGGCTCAAGCTCAAGGCCGCCGACGTGGTCGACATCTACCTCGGCAAGATCACTATGTGGAACGACAAGCGTATTGCCGATGACAACCACGGCGTGAAACTCCCCAACGAGCCGATCATCGTCGTACACCGTTCCGACGGCAGCGGCACCAGCGCCATCTTCACCTCCTATCTCTGCAGCGTCAGCCCTGAGTGGAAAAGCAAGGTCGGCACCGACACCTCGGTCAAGTGGCCGATCGGTCTGGGCGGCAAAGGTAACGAAGGCGTCGCCGGCCAGGTCAAGAACACCAAATACTCCATCGGTTACGTGGAACTGGCGTATGCCTTCGAGAACAAACTTCCGCTCGCGTTCCTGCAAAACCAGTCCGGCCACTTCATCGAACCGACGATCGCCTCGACATCCGCTGCCGCTGCCGGCGCCGTCAAGCATATGCCCGCCGACTACCGTATCGGCCTCGTGAACCAGCCGGGCAAGGATGCCTACCCGATCGCCGGCTTCACCTACCTCCTGGTGTATCAGCACCAGAAGGATGCCGTCAAAGGCAAGAAGTTGGTGGAATTCCTCAGATGGGAACTGCACAAAGGGCAGAAAATGGCTGCTCCGCTGCTCTATGCCCCCCTCCCGGCAAGCGTTGCCAAGATGGTGGAAAAAACCATCGGAACCATCAAGTAACGAACAGTCCTTCACCGACATTCACCGCGCGGCCCCTCATACGGGCCGCGCTTTTTTTCGGCGCACGGTCCGAAACGGCAGTGCTGCGGCCTTTCCTCGGCCGGTCCAAACCGCGGCAGGCTGGAGGAACATAGCACTGCGGAGGGCCGCCGGCGGCGAAGCGCTGCGCCTGCACCGGAGACGCATCATGCCGCGGCCGCTCCGTTCCGGGCGCCTTTCGGGCACCCGGTATTCCTCGGGACGTTTCCACAACCCGGCAGGACCGGAGCCGGGCCGGTGCAGGATGGATTCAGGTCTGCTTCGGGGTTGACCCCGCCTGTTTCCCGTTATTCCAATCATTAACGCATTGTTACAGGTATGAAAATGTTGCCGGATAGTTCCTTCGCTGTAACAGGGATGTAACACTTTGCTGGTAGATTATAGCGATACAGATTGATTGAGAAAGCGTCGCATTGGAGGACCATGTGAATACCACGACCACGAAGAAATACGGTGACCGCATCTATCGCGCCATCACCCTCATCTTCGCGCTCAGCATCCTCGTCATCCTGCTGATCATGACGGCTGAGATGGTGTCGGAAAGCCTGCCGTCGCTACGCAAATTCGGGTGGGGGTTCGTAACGGGAAGCGATTGGGACGCGGTGCAGGGCAGTTTTGCATCCCTGCCCTATCTGTACGGGTCGGTGGTCTCATCGATCCTGGCCATCCTGCTTGCCACCCCGCTCAGCGTCGGCACCGCACTGTTCATCAC
Encoded proteins:
- the pstS gene encoding phosphate ABC transporter substrate-binding protein PstS, with the translated sequence MKFSTIRKSFLTLALLATVCVAGQAAAETLINGAGATFPYPLYSKWFSEYAKIDTSVKFNYQSIGSGGGIKQITAGTVDFGASDKPLSDAELAAAPGKLLHIPTVMGAVVITYNLPGIPKGLKLKAADVVDIYLGKITMWNDKRIADDNHGVKLPNEPIIVVHRSDGSGTSAIFTSYLCSVSPEWKSKVGTDTSVKWPIGLGGKGNEGVAGQVKNTKYSIGYVELAYAFENKLPLAFLQNQSGHFIEPTIASTSAAAAGAVKHMPADYRIGLVNQPGKDAYPIAGFTYLLVYQHQKDAVKGKKLVEFLRWELHKGQKMAAPLLYAPLPASVAKMVEKTIGTIK
- a CDS encoding ATP-binding protein; the protein is MGFRLKLMLSYLLLIVAIAGSFYFYMDHVLETNLVEESRANLLSQAKLARLLVMYDNMKQPPQKLAETVGSAIRDRLTLIAPDGRVVGDSEVAEGKLGELQNHLDRPEVQAALATGTGISMRYSETLKTDMLYVAMTYGSGRTDGFVRVALPLSYLTNSINALHRLVGIATLLTVLAALVLSYFLSNLTSRPLRNMAAAAARIGRGELPVRIPESSNDEVGKLARVLNDMSERIDQQMQRLSSEKQQLDTILRGMGEGVMVTSPEGVISLVNPAFRKLFSLSGEVEGKKLIEISRHPDLLDAFTALGAAEGEELVREITIQPGEVTLLTHWAPLTVDGRKSGVVAVFHDISDMKHVENIRRDFVANVSHELRTPVSVIKGYAETLLDGALQSDADRAVRFVEIILSHSERLTALINDILTLSTLESRDMLLDLHPLDISGTMRKTYMLLEENAHKKEIRMQMDIPAGLPRVMADQGRVEQVIVNLLDNAIKYTPSQGMVTLSVRKGDKDGFLKISVADTGIGIPFKDIARIFERFYRVDEARSRDQGGTGLGLAIAKHIVQLHGGEISVANNDIGKGSIFSFTLPIA